The proteins below come from a single Parazoarcus communis genomic window:
- the rbbA gene encoding ribosome-associated ATPase/putative transporter RbbA: MSHSAQLATVASVRQVRLRYRDVIALDGIDLDIPAGRMVGLIGPDGVGKSSLLSLLAGVRIIQEGTVEVLGGDMASKAHRKQVCPRIAYMPQGLGKNLYPTLSVEENLQFFARLFGHGAAERRQRIDELTQATGLFKFLERPAGKLSGGMKQKLGLCCALIHDPDFLILDEPTTGVDPLARAQFWDLIDRIRADRPGMSVIVATAYMDEAQRFDWLAAIDDGKVLATGTPKELLETTNSPNLEEAFIRLLPEEKKRGHQAVVIPPLPEDGADDIAIEAEGLTMRFGDFVAVDSVSFRIRRGEIFGFLGSNGCGKSTTMKMLTGLLPASEGRAWLFGHEVNPHDLGTRRRVGYMSQAFSLYSEITVRQNLELHAKLFSVPPKDIPGRVEEMVERFGLVDVIDSLPASLPLGIRQRLSLAVAMVHKPELLILDEPTSGVDPVARDAFWRLLIELSRRDRVTVFISTHFMNEAERCDRMSMMHAGKVLDSDVPARLVEKRGAKTLEEAFIGYLVEAEGGTAAPASQPPAADQADQPPAVPAEHGGGHSAGGFSLQRMFSYLWRETLELQRDPVRATLALGGSLLLMFVIGFGITMDVEDLSYAVLDRDQTTLSQNYTLNLAGSRYFTEHAPIIDYEDLDRRMRNGELSLAIEIPAGFARDVLRGQNVQIGAWLDGAMPQRAETVQGYVQGMHQHWLQIQASERGGASMAGNTNVETRFRYNPDVKSLPAMVPAVIPLLLLMLPAMLTALAVVREKETGSITNLYVTPVTRIEFLLGKQLPYVGLAMVNFLLMSLLAVTIFGVPVKGSFFTLALAALIFSFAATGMGLLASAVTRSQIAAMFFAMIGTLIPATQFAGLIDPVSSLEGSSKFIGEIYPATHMISISRGVFSKALGLADLTGPLWSMLISVPVILGVAVLLLKKQER; this comes from the coding sequence ATGAGCCACAGCGCGCAGCTCGCGACCGTTGCAAGTGTCCGCCAGGTAAGACTGCGCTACCGCGACGTCATTGCCTTGGATGGCATTGACCTGGACATCCCCGCTGGACGGATGGTCGGTCTGATCGGCCCCGACGGCGTGGGCAAATCCAGTCTGCTCTCATTGCTGGCGGGTGTGCGCATCATCCAGGAGGGCACGGTCGAGGTGCTGGGTGGCGACATGGCCAGCAAGGCCCATCGCAAGCAGGTATGCCCGCGCATCGCCTACATGCCGCAGGGACTGGGCAAAAACCTGTATCCGACGCTCTCGGTCGAGGAGAATCTGCAATTCTTCGCGCGCCTGTTCGGTCATGGCGCCGCAGAGCGCCGCCAGCGGATCGACGAACTGACTCAGGCCACTGGCCTGTTCAAATTCCTGGAGCGCCCGGCAGGCAAGCTGTCCGGGGGCATGAAGCAAAAACTCGGCCTGTGCTGCGCGCTGATTCATGACCCGGATTTTCTGATTCTCGATGAGCCGACGACTGGCGTGGACCCGCTGGCGCGCGCGCAGTTCTGGGATCTGATTGACCGTATCCGCGCCGATCGCCCCGGCATGAGCGTGATTGTGGCCACGGCCTACATGGATGAGGCCCAGCGCTTCGACTGGCTGGCCGCCATCGACGACGGCAAGGTCCTCGCCACCGGTACGCCGAAGGAATTGCTGGAGACAACAAACAGCCCGAACCTGGAAGAGGCATTCATCCGCCTGCTCCCGGAAGAGAAAAAGCGCGGACACCAAGCGGTTGTCATTCCGCCTCTGCCTGAGGACGGCGCGGACGATATCGCCATCGAAGCCGAGGGGCTGACCATGCGCTTTGGCGACTTCGTTGCTGTCGACAGTGTCTCCTTCCGTATCCGGCGCGGTGAGATCTTCGGCTTCCTCGGTTCCAACGGGTGCGGCAAGTCCACGACGATGAAGATGCTCACCGGCCTGCTGCCGGCGAGCGAGGGCCGGGCCTGGCTGTTCGGCCACGAAGTGAACCCGCATGATCTGGGCACCCGCCGCCGCGTCGGCTACATGTCCCAAGCGTTCTCGCTCTACAGCGAAATCACGGTACGCCAGAACCTGGAGTTGCACGCCAAGCTGTTCAGCGTGCCCCCGAAGGACATTCCGGGCCGCGTCGAAGAGATGGTGGAGCGCTTCGGCCTGGTGGACGTCATCGACAGTCTGCCGGCCAGTCTGCCTCTGGGCATACGCCAGCGCCTGTCGCTGGCCGTTGCCATGGTGCACAAGCCAGAGTTGCTGATTCTGGACGAACCGACCTCCGGCGTCGATCCGGTGGCACGCGACGCGTTCTGGCGGCTGCTCATCGAGCTGTCGCGGCGCGACCGGGTGACGGTCTTCATTTCCACCCACTTCATGAACGAGGCCGAACGCTGCGACCGCATGTCGATGATGCATGCGGGCAAGGTGCTCGACAGCGACGTGCCCGCCAGACTGGTTGAGAAGCGTGGTGCCAAAACCCTGGAAGAGGCCTTCATCGGCTACCTCGTCGAAGCGGAGGGCGGCACGGCCGCCCCGGCCAGCCAGCCTCCGGCTGCCGACCAGGCGGATCAGCCACCCGCGGTGCCCGCCGAACACGGCGGCGGTCACTCCGCTGGCGGTTTCAGTCTGCAGCGCATGTTCAGCTATCTATGGCGCGAAACGCTGGAACTGCAGCGCGACCCGGTGCGCGCCACGCTGGCGCTGGGCGGTTCGCTGCTGCTGATGTTCGTGATCGGCTTCGGCATCACCATGGACGTCGAGGACCTGAGCTATGCGGTGCTCGATCGCGACCAGACCACGCTTAGCCAGAACTACACGCTGAACTTGGCCGGATCGCGCTACTTCACCGAGCACGCGCCGATCATCGACTACGAGGACCTTGATCGACGCATGCGCAACGGCGAACTGTCGCTGGCCATCGAAATCCCCGCTGGCTTTGCCCGCGACGTGTTGCGGGGCCAGAACGTGCAGATCGGCGCCTGGCTCGACGGCGCCATGCCGCAGCGCGCGGAAACCGTCCAGGGCTACGTTCAGGGCATGCACCAGCACTGGCTGCAGATACAGGCCAGCGAGCGCGGCGGCGCCAGCATGGCTGGCAACACCAACGTCGAGACGCGCTTTCGCTACAACCCCGATGTCAAGAGCCTGCCGGCCATGGTGCCTGCGGTGATCCCTCTGCTGCTGCTCATGCTGCCGGCCATGCTGACCGCGCTGGCGGTGGTGCGCGAGAAAGAGACGGGATCGATCACCAATCTCTACGTGACGCCGGTCACGCGCATCGAGTTCCTGCTTGGCAAGCAGTTGCCCTATGTCGGCCTGGCCATGGTGAACTTCCTGCTGATGAGCCTGCTCGCAGTGACCATCTTCGGTGTGCCGGTCAAGGGCAGCTTCTTCACCCTGGCGCTGGCCGCGCTGATCTTCTCCTTCGCCGCGACAGGCATGGGGCTGCTGGCCTCGGCCGTTACACGCAGCCAGATCGCGGCCATGTTCTTCGCCATGATCGGCACCCTCATACCGGCCACCCAGTTCGCCGGCCTGATCGATCCCGTGTCCTCGCTCGAAGGCTCCAGCAAGTTCATCGGCGAGATCTACCCCGCCACGCACATGATTTCCATCAGCCGTGGCGTATTCAGCAAAGCGCTTGGCCTGGCCGACCTGACAGGGCCGCTGTGGTCGATGCTCATTTCGGTTCCGGTCATTCTCGGCGTGGCTGTTTTGCTACTCAAGAAGCAGGAGCGTTGA
- a CDS encoding ABC transporter permease: MRRRNLANIYDLGVKELWSLWRDPMMLVLIVYVFTASVYTKATSMPETLHNAPIAIVDEDNSALSQRVASAFYPPQFTPPAMIDYGDVDPGMDAGLYTFALVIPPNFQRDVLAGRSPAVQLNVDATRMSQAFTGSGHVQQIFTGEVNEFVKRYRSTTAPPVDLALRARFNPALDKAWFGSVVQIINHITLLSIILTGAALIREREHGTIEHLLVMPVTPAQIMLSKVWSMALVVLIASFLSLNLMVRGVLGVPIEGSLALFFAGAALSLFATTSMGIFIATLARNMPQFGMLMMLTIMPLQMLSGGTTPRESMPEIVQNIMLIAPTTHFVELSQAILYRGAGLETVWQPFLALALIGTVLFSLSLARFRKTIGQMA, encoded by the coding sequence ATGCGCAGAAGAAACCTGGCCAACATCTACGACCTTGGTGTCAAGGAGCTGTGGAGTCTTTGGCGCGATCCGATGATGCTTGTGCTCATCGTCTACGTGTTCACCGCGTCGGTCTACACCAAGGCCACGTCCATGCCGGAGACGCTGCACAACGCGCCCATCGCCATCGTCGACGAGGATAATTCGGCGCTGTCCCAGCGGGTTGCCTCGGCCTTCTACCCCCCGCAGTTCACGCCACCGGCCATGATCGACTATGGGGACGTGGACCCGGGCATGGACGCGGGGCTGTACACCTTCGCTCTGGTCATTCCGCCCAACTTCCAGCGCGACGTGCTGGCGGGGCGATCGCCTGCCGTGCAGCTCAATGTCGACGCCACCCGCATGAGCCAGGCCTTCACCGGCAGTGGCCATGTTCAACAAATTTTCACCGGTGAAGTCAACGAGTTCGTCAAGCGTTATCGCAGCACCACCGCGCCACCCGTGGATCTGGCCTTGCGCGCGCGCTTCAACCCCGCCCTCGACAAGGCCTGGTTCGGCTCGGTGGTGCAGATCATCAACCACATCACACTGCTGTCCATCATCCTGACCGGCGCAGCGCTGATCCGCGAGCGCGAGCACGGCACCATCGAGCACCTGCTGGTGATGCCGGTCACGCCCGCGCAGATCATGCTTTCCAAGGTCTGGTCGATGGCTCTGGTCGTGCTGATCGCCTCCTTCCTGTCCCTCAACCTCATGGTGCGCGGCGTCCTGGGCGTGCCCATCGAGGGCTCCCTTGCGCTGTTTTTCGCCGGCGCGGCGCTGAGTCTCTTCGCCACCACGTCGATGGGCATCTTCATCGCCACGCTGGCGCGCAACATGCCGCAGTTCGGCATGTTGATGATGCTCACCATCATGCCGCTGCAGATGCTCTCGGGTGGCACCACGCCGCGCGAAAGCATGCCCGAGATCGTGCAGAACATCATGCTGATCGCGCCCACCACCCATTTCGTGGAATTGAGCCAGGCCATTCTCTACCGGGGTGCGGGCCTGGAGACGGTGTGGCAGCCCTTTCTGGCGCTGGCCTTGATCGGCACGGTGCTGTTTTCCCTGTCGTTGGCGCGTTTTCGCAAAACCATCGGCCAGATGGCCTGA
- a CDS encoding phasin family protein, whose protein sequence is MSNETIPLNLFKANVELQLRLQRLMQENGQQWLENATRAGSESIAESGAEIESLLKAQNWQELATLPAQAFWRQFQYHVGGAQALTQVAIKNQTTFTQGLQIAIQDWQKSVTQAVGQGDAVLPFQDIFKQWGAVWASAQDKEAPGKTGGRNAG, encoded by the coding sequence ATGAGCAACGAAACTATCCCCCTGAACCTGTTCAAGGCGAACGTGGAACTGCAGTTACGCCTACAGCGCTTGATGCAGGAAAACGGCCAGCAATGGCTGGAGAACGCCACGCGCGCGGGCAGCGAGAGCATTGCCGAGTCCGGCGCCGAAATCGAAAGCCTGCTCAAGGCCCAGAATTGGCAGGAACTGGCCACGCTGCCCGCACAAGCCTTCTGGCGTCAGTTCCAGTACCACGTGGGCGGCGCGCAGGCGCTGACACAAGTCGCGATCAAAAACCAGACAACCTTCACCCAAGGCCTGCAAATAGCTATTCAAGACTGGCAGAAATCGGTTACGCAGGCCGTAGGCCAGGGCGATGCGGTACTCCCGTTCCAGGATATCTTCAAACAGTGGGGAGCCGTGTGGGCCTCGGCGCAGGATAAGGAGGCACCGGGCAAGACCGGTGGCCGCAATGCCGGCTGA
- the phbB gene encoding acetoacetyl-CoA reductase → MPAEQRTALVTGGTGGLGEAIARALHDVGHTVLVVHSPGNASIGAWLEAQTDEGYNFIAYGADVADHASCQELAGLIQADGYHIDILVNNAGITRDATFRKLSYADWDAVLRVNLDSVFNVTRPFIDGMLERGWGRIVNIASINGSKGQFGQTNYSAAKAGMHGFTKALAQEVARKGVTVNTVSPGYLDTKMVTSMSEEVVKQVIAGIPVGRLGRPEEIAALVAFIVSESAGFMTGSNVSMNGGQHMY, encoded by the coding sequence ATGCCGGCTGAACAACGTACCGCCCTGGTCACGGGCGGCACTGGCGGCCTGGGCGAAGCCATCGCCCGGGCCTTGCACGATGTTGGCCATACCGTGCTCGTCGTCCACTCGCCAGGCAATGCCAGCATCGGCGCGTGGTTGGAAGCCCAGACGGACGAAGGCTACAACTTCATCGCCTACGGCGCGGATGTGGCCGACCATGCCTCCTGCCAGGAGTTGGCCGGCCTCATTCAAGCAGACGGTTACCACATCGACATTCTGGTCAACAACGCGGGCATCACGCGCGATGCTACGTTCCGCAAGCTGAGCTACGCCGATTGGGATGCGGTCCTGCGCGTCAATCTCGACTCCGTTTTCAACGTCACCCGGCCATTCATCGACGGCATGCTCGAACGCGGCTGGGGCAGGATCGTCAACATCGCCTCCATCAACGGCTCCAAGGGGCAGTTCGGCCAGACCAACTACTCCGCCGCAAAGGCCGGCATGCATGGCTTCACTAAAGCCCTTGCGCAGGAGGTGGCGCGCAAGGGCGTGACGGTCAACACCGTCTCGCCGGGGTATCTGGATACGAAGATGGTGACGAGCATGTCGGAAGAAGTGGTCAAGCAAGTGATTGCCGGTATTCCCGTGGGTCGTCTGGGACGGCCTGAGGAAATCGCTGCACTGGTTGCATTCATCGTCAGTGAATCTGCGGGGTTCATGACCGGCAGCAATGTATCGATGAACGGTGGCCAGCATATGTACTGA
- a CDS encoding DUF3141 domain-containing protein: MNRDTTTSPAADWGQLLWDPLRLSAMATEYAVDAWQRSILYADVRRQRGNQYLEHLQEQTPNVLDFASEVIMSGLDLPRPVNYGLVRILPPADTPSDPRKRPFVVVDPRAGHGPGIGGFKPDSEVGAALKAGHPCYFVGFLPDPVPGQTVEDVMRAEAAFVRKVGELHPGSRGKPAVIGNCQAGWQILMAAAVWPELFGPIIVAGAPLSYWAGDMPMRYAGGLTGGSWLTALTGDLGAGRFDGAWLVQNFENLDPANTLWSKQYNLYAKVDTEGPRHLQFEKYWGGHVFLNDVEIQYIVDNLFIGNKLSTAQLMTSDGVRIDLRNIRSPILVFCSYGDNITPPPQALGWITDLYRNDLDVLGHDQTIVYATHDSIGHLGIFVSGSVGRKEHQEFAENIDIIDVLPAGIHHMQIDEHHDEAQEHEPASDAYLTRIRRSNIDEIREIVRPDPESDRRFAAAARISEINLACYRSFVQPCVRAWVTTEGARSLEPLHPLRVGYELWSDRQPLAAAVQEAAQHVREHRQPVAEANPFLQLQAQFSTALEQTLDQFRDCRDRIYAQAFDTLYSLPLVQAMTGQSLHDEAPPRAHPSETPEHRQYLAQELTRLEGAVHSGGLVEAAIRALFFVLAERGEADERHFRHAEELVRPQLGNDFDMQAFRHLVRRQALLMRLHEDAAVSAIPGLLNNVAPDDIRQVAGMIAQVLGSGDALSAPEQAKLKQVSTLFEQAIRRAQAASAPAMPSAHDAPSAVADTKPKTSSPKPKAPQKTTASKTPAAPQTRQTRRGKST, encoded by the coding sequence ATGAATCGAGACACCACGACATCACCAGCGGCCGATTGGGGGCAGTTGCTGTGGGACCCGTTGCGACTATCGGCGATGGCAACCGAGTATGCAGTGGATGCCTGGCAGCGATCCATTCTGTATGCCGACGTTCGCCGCCAACGCGGCAACCAGTACCTGGAGCATTTGCAGGAGCAGACGCCGAACGTACTCGACTTCGCCTCCGAGGTCATCATGTCCGGGCTGGATCTTCCGCGGCCAGTCAACTATGGCCTCGTGCGCATCCTGCCGCCAGCCGACACGCCGAGCGATCCCCGCAAGCGACCGTTCGTGGTGGTCGATCCACGCGCGGGCCACGGCCCGGGCATCGGCGGCTTCAAACCCGACAGCGAGGTCGGGGCAGCCCTCAAGGCAGGGCATCCCTGCTACTTCGTTGGCTTTCTGCCCGATCCCGTTCCCGGCCAGACCGTCGAGGACGTCATGCGCGCCGAAGCGGCCTTCGTGCGCAAGGTCGGCGAGCTGCACCCCGGCAGCCGCGGCAAGCCCGCTGTCATCGGCAATTGCCAGGCGGGCTGGCAGATCCTGATGGCAGCTGCCGTCTGGCCCGAACTGTTCGGACCGATCATCGTCGCCGGCGCGCCGCTGTCGTACTGGGCGGGCGACATGCCGATGCGCTATGCAGGCGGCCTGACCGGCGGTAGTTGGTTGACGGCATTGACCGGCGATCTGGGCGCCGGTCGGTTCGACGGCGCCTGGCTGGTACAGAACTTCGAGAACCTGGACCCGGCCAATACGCTGTGGAGCAAACAGTACAACCTGTACGCCAAGGTCGACACGGAAGGCCCGCGCCACTTGCAATTCGAGAAGTACTGGGGCGGCCACGTGTTCCTGAACGATGTGGAAATACAGTACATCGTCGATAACCTGTTCATCGGCAACAAGCTGAGCACCGCCCAACTGATGACATCCGATGGCGTGCGCATCGACCTGCGCAATATTCGCTCGCCGATCCTGGTGTTCTGCTCCTATGGGGACAACATCACGCCACCGCCCCAGGCCCTGGGCTGGATCACCGACCTGTACCGCAACGACCTGGACGTGCTGGGACATGACCAGACCATCGTCTACGCTACCCATGACAGCATCGGACATCTGGGAATCTTCGTCTCCGGCAGCGTCGGGCGTAAAGAGCACCAGGAGTTCGCTGAGAACATCGACATCATCGACGTGCTGCCGGCAGGCATTCACCACATGCAGATCGACGAGCATCACGACGAGGCGCAGGAACACGAGCCAGCCAGTGACGCCTATCTGACCCGGATTCGCCGCAGCAACATCGATGAAATCCGTGAGATCGTTCGCCCCGATCCCGAGAGCGATCGCCGTTTTGCCGCCGCTGCGCGGATCTCCGAGATCAACTTGGCCTGCTACCGCAGCTTCGTGCAGCCGTGTGTACGCGCCTGGGTCACGACCGAGGGCGCACGGTCGCTGGAGCCCCTGCATCCCCTGCGCGTCGGCTACGAACTGTGGTCCGACCGCCAGCCGCTGGCAGCCGCTGTGCAAGAGGCTGCGCAACATGTGCGCGAGCACCGCCAGCCCGTCGCCGAGGCCAATCCTTTCCTGCAACTGCAGGCACAGTTTTCCACCGCTCTCGAACAGACGCTGGATCAATTCCGCGATTGCCGCGACCGGATCTACGCGCAAGCCTTTGACACGCTGTACAGCCTGCCGCTGGTGCAGGCCATGACAGGGCAGAGCCTGCACGATGAGGCACCGCCGCGGGCCCATCCCAGCGAGACGCCCGAGCACCGCCAGTATCTGGCGCAAGAGTTGACCCGCCTCGAAGGAGCCGTTCACAGCGGTGGGCTGGTGGAAGCAGCCATACGGGCACTGTTCTTCGTGCTGGCCGAGCGTGGCGAGGCCGATGAACGGCATTTTCGCCACGCAGAAGAGCTGGTGCGCCCCCAACTGGGCAACGACTTCGACATGCAGGCCTTCCGCCACCTCGTGCGTCGCCAGGCTTTGCTCATGAGGCTCCACGAGGACGCCGCGGTGTCCGCCATCCCCGGGCTGCTGAACAACGTAGCGCCTGATGACATCCGACAGGTTGCGGGGATGATCGCGCAGGTGCTCGGCAGCGGCGATGCGCTGTCCGCACCAGAGCAAGCCAAGTTGAAGCAGGTGTCTACCCTGTTCGAGCAGGCGATCCGCCGGGCGCAGGCGGCTTCGGCGCCCGCTATGCCCTCTGCCCATGACGCACCCTCTGCGGTCGCGGACACGAAACCCAAGACCTCCTCGCCAAAGCCGAAGGCGCCTCAAAAGACAACCGCGTCCAAGACACCCGCCGCGCCGCAGACAAGACAAACACGGCGAGGAAAAAGCACATGA
- a CDS encoding bifunctional enoyl-CoA hydratase/phosphate acetyltransferase: MTTSPKPVDATADAWHVLRNRTFDEIAIGDSASLERAFSSQDIHMFALQSGDVDPEPAVSSSARGTTEAICANALISAVLSTRLPGPGTRYVNQNLCFLGAVRPGDRLTVRMQVTSKDTANHHVTLACTCTNQEGVAVFQGQVEVVAPTERLERTRTVLPEIHPNAQGRTGLQSLLAHVAHLQPIRVAVAHPCDAPSLSAALEARHAGLIEPVLVGSRARLEAVATEAGLDLADVTIVDTPHSHAAAQQAVALAANGEVEALMKGSLHTDELMSALVSAAAGLRTKRRVSHCFLLQTPAYPRPFIVTDAAINIAPTLEQKADIIRNAIELAQVIGVREPKVAILAAVETVSPTMTATLDAAALCKMADRGQITGGLLDGPLAFDNAVSIAAARIKGIVSEVAGQADILVVPDLESGNMLAKQLIFMGGAASAGIVLGAKVPVILTSRADSRDTRIASCAIALMLAHHYRLSPP; encoded by the coding sequence ATGACGACTTCGCCCAAACCGGTCGATGCCACTGCCGATGCATGGCATGTCCTGCGCAACCGCACCTTCGACGAGATCGCCATCGGCGACAGCGCCAGCCTCGAACGCGCGTTTTCGTCGCAAGACATCCACATGTTCGCGCTGCAATCGGGCGATGTGGATCCAGAACCTGCTGTGTCCTCAAGCGCTCGGGGCACCACGGAGGCCATTTGTGCAAACGCCCTGATCTCGGCTGTGCTGAGCACACGCCTGCCGGGGCCTGGAACCCGCTATGTCAACCAGAATCTGTGCTTCCTCGGGGCCGTTCGACCCGGCGACAGGCTGACCGTGCGGATGCAGGTGACCAGCAAGGACACGGCCAACCACCATGTCACGCTGGCCTGCACCTGCACCAACCAGGAGGGGGTAGCGGTTTTCCAAGGCCAGGTAGAGGTCGTGGCGCCCACCGAACGCTTGGAACGAACGCGCACCGTGTTGCCGGAAATCCACCCGAATGCGCAGGGCCGCACAGGCCTGCAAAGCCTGCTGGCGCACGTCGCGCACTTGCAACCGATTCGGGTGGCCGTCGCCCATCCCTGCGATGCCCCCAGTCTGTCCGCTGCGCTCGAAGCACGCCACGCGGGGTTGATCGAACCGGTGCTGGTCGGATCACGGGCGCGGCTGGAAGCAGTCGCCACAGAGGCCGGGCTGGATCTGGCCGACGTCACCATTGTGGACACACCCCACAGCCACGCCGCCGCGCAGCAAGCCGTAGCCTTGGCGGCCAATGGCGAAGTCGAAGCCCTGATGAAAGGGAGTCTGCACACCGACGAACTGATGTCCGCGCTGGTTTCGGCAGCAGCGGGGTTGCGCACCAAGCGCCGGGTCAGCCATTGCTTTTTGCTACAGACACCGGCCTATCCGCGCCCGTTCATCGTCACCGATGCAGCGATCAATATCGCCCCGACTCTGGAACAGAAGGCAGACATCATCCGCAACGCCATCGAGCTGGCGCAGGTGATCGGCGTGCGCGAACCCAAGGTCGCAATCCTGGCCGCAGTCGAGACGGTCAGCCCGACGATGACGGCCACGCTGGACGCTGCGGCGCTGTGCAAGATGGCCGATCGCGGCCAGATCACTGGCGGCCTGCTCGACGGGCCGCTGGCCTTCGACAACGCCGTCTCCATCGCCGCTGCGCGTATCAAGGGGATCGTTTCCGAGGTCGCCGGGCAAGCTGACATCCTCGTCGTGCCTGACCTGGAGAGCGGCAACATGCTTGCCAAGCAGTTGATCTTCATGGGCGGCGCAGCCAGCGCCGGGATCGTTCTTGGAGCCAAGGTGCCAGTCATTCTGACCAGCCGCGCCGACTCGCGTGATACACGCATCGCCTCATGCGCGATCGCACTGATGCTGGCCCACCACTATCGGCTGTCACCCCCTTGA
- a CDS encoding SDR family NAD(P)-dependent oxidoreductase, translating into MQYSFSGRVALVTGAGSGIGEAIARLLASNGLNVVVSDVSADNAQRVTSLINAEGGHAVANVADVACIDEVQAAVACAVDTFGDLHFAVNNAGIGGDQSPAGELDPAAWRRVIDVNLNGVFYGLRHQIPAILRSGGGAIVNVSSILGVVGDAANPAYVAAKHGVTGLTRSAGLAYASKGIRINSIHPGYVRTPILDFLDESALQEAVGLHPIGRLGTPDEIAHAVAFLLSEGSSFLVGTQLIADGGYTAR; encoded by the coding sequence ATGCAGTACTCATTCTCTGGCCGCGTAGCCCTGGTCACCGGTGCAGGGTCTGGCATTGGCGAGGCCATTGCCCGGCTGCTTGCAAGCAACGGCCTGAATGTCGTCGTCTCCGATGTCAGCGCCGACAATGCGCAGCGCGTCACCAGCCTCATCAACGCCGAGGGCGGCCACGCCGTGGCCAACGTGGCCGACGTGGCATGCATCGATGAGGTCCAGGCTGCCGTGGCCTGCGCGGTCGATACGTTCGGCGACCTTCATTTTGCCGTCAACAACGCCGGTATCGGTGGCGACCAGAGCCCGGCGGGAGAACTGGACCCTGCCGCCTGGCGCCGGGTGATCGATGTCAACCTGAACGGCGTGTTCTATGGCCTGCGCCATCAGATTCCCGCCATCCTGCGCTCGGGAGGCGGCGCCATCGTCAACGTCTCCTCCATCCTGGGGGTGGTGGGCGACGCAGCGAACCCTGCGTACGTCGCAGCCAAACATGGCGTGACCGGGCTGACCCGCTCGGCAGGACTGGCCTATGCGTCCAAGGGAATCCGGATCAATTCGATTCATCCCGGTTACGTGCGTACGCCCATCCTGGATTTCCTGGATGAATCGGCCCTCCAAGAGGCCGTTGGCCTGCATCCGATCGGTCGCCTGGGTACACCGGACGAAATCGCCCATGCCGTGGCGTTTTTGCTGTCGGAAGGAAGCAGCTTCCTTGTGGGCACCCAGCTCATCGCCGATGGCGGCTACACGGCGCGCTGA
- a CDS encoding acetate/propionate family kinase — protein sequence MDVTMARSGRREHGLILVLNCGSSSIKFAVFDSSAAPLPRQALWNGKVQGIGGANPDFGETGVAPFSIELDTAHPYRAALRLIRDRVSRRLDGRRIGAVAHRIVHGGSKYFMPVRVDANVLADLKGYIPLAPLHQPFALEAVEILLREQPDLPQMACFDTAFHHTLPQVEKVLPLPYAAWERGLRRYGFHGLSYEYMAVALPERHGDAARGRTVVAHLGSGASLCAMRGLKSAATTMGFSALDGLMMGTRTGALDPGAVLYLMEIEKLSLEQVGRVLYHESGLLGVSGISAEPRVIVGHENDAGETGERARLALALYVRRIVREIGALVAVLGGLDMLVFTAGVGEHNAFIRERICAALGFLGIALDTDANASHAAKISSDHSQVTVAVEPTNEEWIAASHALSCLDREKAR from the coding sequence ATGGACGTCACCATGGCCCGCTCCGGGCGCCGCGAACACGGACTGATCCTTGTGCTGAACTGCGGTTCATCCAGCATCAAGTTTGCGGTGTTCGATTCCTCGGCCGCGCCACTGCCGCGTCAGGCATTGTGGAATGGCAAGGTGCAGGGAATCGGCGGCGCCAACCCGGATTTCGGAGAGACCGGAGTTGCGCCGTTCTCGATCGAACTGGACACGGCACATCCGTATCGCGCCGCACTGCGCCTCATCCGCGATCGTGTCAGCCGGCGGCTCGACGGCCGCCGGATCGGTGCGGTCGCCCATCGTATCGTCCACGGCGGCAGTAAATACTTCATGCCCGTGCGCGTGGACGCGAATGTCCTGGCCGACCTCAAGGGCTACATTCCTCTGGCCCCGCTGCACCAGCCATTCGCGCTCGAAGCCGTGGAGATCCTGCTGCGGGAGCAGCCAGATCTGCCACAGATGGCCTGCTTCGACACGGCCTTCCACCACACTTTGCCCCAGGTCGAGAAGGTCCTGCCGTTGCCCTATGCCGCATGGGAGCGCGGTCTGCGTCGGTACGGGTTTCACGGCCTGTCGTATGAGTACATGGCAGTGGCCTTGCCCGAACGCCATGGCGACGCCGCGCGCGGTCGCACCGTCGTTGCCCATCTGGGCAGTGGCGCCAGTCTGTGCGCCATGCGTGGACTCAAAAGCGCGGCCACCACCATGGGCTTCTCCGCGCTTGACGGCCTGATGATGGGCACCCGCACCGGCGCGCTCGATCCGGGTGCGGTGCTCTACCTGATGGAAATCGAGAAGCTCTCACTGGAGCAAGTGGGGCGCGTCCTCTATCACGAGTCCGGCCTGCTCGGCGTTTCGGGAATCTCGGCCGAGCCGCGCGTCATTGTCGGACACGAGAACGATGCAGGCGAAACGGGGGAGCGAGCGCGCTTGGCACTGGCCCTTTACGTGCGCCGCATCGTACGCGAGATCGGGGCCTTGGTCGCCGTGCTGGGTGGCCTGGACATGCTGGTGTTCACGGCGGGTGTCGGTGAACACAATGCGTTCATTCGCGAGCGCATCTGTGCGGCGCTGGGCTTTTTGGGCATTGCCTTGGATACCGATGCCAACGCCAGCCACGCGGCGAAGATTTCCAGCGATCACAGTCAGGTCACCGTGGCGGTCGAGCCCACCAACGAAGAGTGGATAGCCGCCAGCCATGCGCTGTCCTGCCTGGACAGGGAGAAGGCGCGATGA